One window of the Mycobacterium xenopi genome contains the following:
- a CDS encoding type II toxin-antitoxin system VapC family toxin, with translation MLSIDTNVLLYAQNQDCPEHDAAVAFLAGCAGRTDVAVCELVLMELYQLLRNPTVVTHPLDGPEAAEVCQTFRRNRRWALIENAPVMNDVWVLAATPGIARRRLFDARLALTLRHHGVDELATRNINDFTDFGFSRVWDPITSDH, from the coding sequence GTGCTCTCGATCGATACGAATGTCCTGCTGTATGCCCAAAACCAGGATTGCCCCGAACACGATGCCGCCGTCGCCTTCCTCGCCGGGTGCGCCGGTCGCACCGACGTCGCAGTCTGCGAGCTCGTGCTTATGGAGCTTTATCAATTGCTGCGGAACCCTACGGTGGTGACGCATCCGCTCGATGGCCCCGAGGCGGCCGAGGTCTGCCAGACGTTCCGTCGCAACCGGCGCTGGGCGCTCATCGAGAACGCCCCGGTGATGAACGATGTCTGGGTGTTGGCGGCCACGCCCGGCATTGCTCGCCGGCGCCTCTTCGACGCCCGGCTGGCACTGACATTGCGCCACCACGGTGTCGACGAGTTGGCTACCCGAAATATCAACGACTTCACCGACTTCGGCTTCTCCCGCGTGTGGGATCCGATAACGTCGGACCACTGA
- a CDS encoding type II toxin-antitoxin system PemK/MazF family toxin translates to MPDPQRGELWLVALGAARAGEPGKHRPAVVVSVDDILTGIGDELIVVVPVSSSLTHNPLRPHISLTEGVDTKSVAVCRGIRAVVRTRLLERLGTVAPDTMDQIERGLALILGIQIA, encoded by the coding sequence TTGCCTGACCCGCAACGCGGCGAGCTTTGGCTCGTCGCCCTCGGCGCCGCCCGCGCCGGCGAACCCGGCAAGCACCGCCCCGCCGTCGTCGTCTCCGTCGATGACATCCTCACCGGCATTGGCGACGAACTCATCGTCGTGGTACCGGTGTCGAGCTCACTGACCCACAATCCATTGCGGCCACACATCTCACTCACCGAAGGCGTGGACACTAAAAGCGTCGCCGTGTGCCGCGGCATCCGCGCCGTCGTTCGCACCCGTCTACTGGAGCGCCTGGGCACCGTGGCGCCCGACACGATGGATCAAATCGAACGCGGCCTCGCATTAATTCTGGGCATCCAGATCGCCTAA